The DNA sequence AGGGTCTGGTATCCTGGAAACAAGGACAAGAGTGTTCCAAGGACGAGACAACGACCAACCATGCCAAATGCCACTGCCAAGAGGATCAAGAAGCAGCCATGGGATTAACGTGGGGTCACTGGTGACTCTGACAAGGCAGCAGGGACTGAACCAATGCTAACTGTAATACACAGCAGGCCCTggataaacatttattgatttattgactGTGATCAGTGAATGGCCAATTTTGACAGTCTTCCAATTGTCCTGTTCTGGTTTTACCTCCTTCAATCCAGAGACAGTGCCACCAGGGTGATCCTTCCAAAATGCAGATAAAATCATTCCCCCACTTATATCTTCAATGCAAATCATGCTGGGATGAATAACTGGGAAGTTGTACGTATAAGGAAGGACGCTGTTTGTAATAGGGGAAAATCGGAAATAAGTTGGAATACTCAACAACAGGAAATTGGTTATGGCAGCGAAGATGAAtctaaacaacaaaacacaatgtAGCCATTAAAGAACTGCTAGTGAATACTTAGTGACAAGGGTTCAATTTATGTTGCTAAGCAAATGAGTTGGGAACAGCACAATATACACAATCAAGAACCTACTTTTGTATTGAACAGGCAACACAATAGTCAGTAAAGCAGAGgatggcaaacattttctgtaaggagccagatagtaaatacgTTAGGTTTTGTGGACCATATCCCAGGCACAATtattcagtcttaatgtgaaAGTCCTCATAGataaaatgtaaatggtattttgagcctcataattttcatgtgtcagaAAGTATTCTTCTTTTGATGTTTTCTCAGCCATgaacaaatataaaaaccatCCCATTTGCTGTAGGAAAACCAGCAGAGGgttggatttggcccacaggccagTTTGCCCACCCCTGGTCTACAAGACAATCAACCAAAATGTTCACTATAGACATTCTCTCGTGATGATCTGAAATCatccttttctcctctttatcTTGGTCTGTTTTGGGGAGACAGTTTCCTCCCACATAACTGTTTGGCTCATCCCTTCACCCCTCTAAAGCTTTGCTCAAATAATACACTTACAGCCAGGCTTGCCCTGAGTACTTTGTTTAAAACTGCAACCTCGCCCAAAAGAGATGGCTCTTTTGGCTTgcactttttttgggggggggggttctcatAACACGTATCACTTTTTCATAtactaaataatttaattttaaatacacttGTGATCTATACCTTTTTCCTCCCAACCCCCAAGAGGTCAGGCTTCTTTACCATATTCACTAACGTATTATAGGCTCCTAGAATAATGCTTGGCACATGCTAGAGGATCAGTAAATAGCTGTTGAATGCATGCacgaatattattttttaaaattagaaacctAATATACAAAACAAGCCGAAACATCTGAACCCCCAACCCAAGAAAGGAAGTCCACAAACCGCCAGGCACAAGGTCCGTTCGCAGTCCGGCCCACTTCTCCAGCCTCCCACTCCCCTCAGACCCTCCCCCGGCGCCAAGCACGCGCAGTTCCTCCCGGCGACGCCTCCTGCTGCCACTAGGAGACGCCCGAGCCCGGCCGTCCTCGAAGCACAAACCTTGTCCCACGTGATCCGCGCCGTATCCACGTGACCGGAGTCGCACCCGGTGGGCGTCACGTGACGGACTCCGCTTTCCTCCAATCGTTGTGCGCGTTTAAGGGATTCCGCCCCGGACCCGGGCCGAAACTTAAAACACCCCACTCTCCCGCCAGCCAAACGGCACGGCCGCCTGCTTCCAGCTGGGCAGGGGTGTCTCTCAAAAGTCTTCTTCTAAGGCCGCTTCACGAGGCGCAGGCCTACAGCGCGTTCAGTCCCGGAAGTGACGTCTCCCAGAGGGGCCGGAAGTggcagtggagggagggaagatggcGGAGGTGGTGAGTCCGGTgcccggggcggggcggagggagccaggggaggtgggtagaACCCGAGGCCCCCCAGTAGCCGACCCTGGCGCCGCGCTGTCTCCCCAGGGGGAGATAATCGAGGGCTGCCGCCTGCCCGTGCTTCGGCGGAACCAGGACAACGAAGATGAGTGGCGTGAGTGACGTCGGGGGGCGGGGTTAAGGAACCTGAGGGCGAGGGGCGGGAGGGAGTCAACCGAACCCTcgggagggggtggggcctcTCTAATCCCGGGGCGGGCGGGGCGCAGATACCCAGGAGGGGCGTGGCTTTCTGCCGCTCGGCTGGACAGGGCGGGGCTTGGAGAGGGGGCGGCACTTGGTGACTAAAGGGGGTTTGGGCGAAAGCTTCCAAGTGCTGGGGTTTAGGGATCCGGCCCGGGGGTGGGTGGAGATCAGGTCTTAGGAGGGTGGATTCTCACCGTCTGGCTCGACTAAGGCTCCCGCCTGTGTTGTTCCCACAGCCCTGGCCGAGATCCTGAGCGTGAAGGACATCAGTGGCCGCAAGCTTTTCTACGTCCATTACATTGACTGTGAGTTCTGGGCTCGGGTGAGGTAGGGCTGCAGGGTGGGGTTGGGAGACAGCCTCTGGCATTCCTTCCTGAGCCATCCCCACTGCTGCAGTCAACAAACGCCTGGATGAATGGGTGACCCACGAGCGCCTGGACCTAAAGAAGATTCAGTTCCCCAAGAAAGAGGCCAAGACCCCCACCAAGAACGGACTTCCTGGGTCTCGCCCCGGCTCTCCAGAGAGAGAGGTGGTGAGTAGGTCCCCTGCTTCAcctcttctctcctgcctcctaCTTTTCTCATCTCTTGGCCTCAGGGGCTTTTGGATGGGTAGAAGTCTGCACCCTTCCACTCTGGCTTCAGCTTGCAAAGGACGGGGGCCAAATTGTAGCTTCCAGAATCCAGTAGCTATTCCTATGTCCTTgagagggcagagggtggggctTGATTACTCCACGTTGAGGGGCCCCTACTCCCCTTTCCCAtcccaccaccatccccaccccagAGGAAGACCCTGGACCTATCTCTACAGCCGGCCTCCGCCCAGGCCAGCGGGAAGACCTTGCCAATCCCGGTCCAGATCACACTCCGCTTCAACCTGCCCAAGGAGCGGGAGGCCATTCCCGGTGGCGAGCCTGACCAGCCgctctcctccagctcctgcctgCAGCCCAACCACCGCTCAACGGTACCCTCAGCAATTCCAGGGACCTTGCTTTCCTCGGAGGTCCCACCTTCTCTACCTTCTGACCCacctttcttggtttctctctgcAGAAACGCAAGGTGGAGGTGGTTTCACCAGCAACTCCAGTGCCCAGCGAGACAGCCCCagcctcagtttttccccagGTGAGTCCCCCAAACCCTTTTCTTCGTTTCGTCTCCCCTCTGGCAGCGCCTTTCAGGCTTCTCTCACCACACTCCGTTCTGTTCTCACCATTTTACCTGCAGAATGGATCAGCCCGTAGGGCAGTGGCAGCTCAGCCAGGACGGAAGCGAAAATCAAATTGCTTGGGCACTGACGAGGTAGGTCTGGGGAAGAGGGGAGCTGGGTGAAAAGGAGGGAACATCGGCAGGATGGAGAGTTTAGTGattggtttaaaaataaacaagaaggggcacctggctggctcagtcggaagagcatgccactctcaatctcagggttgtgagtccaagccccaccttgggtgtagtgattattaaaaaacaaacttaaaaaaataagtagataaaCAAGAGGTGGTAAGCAGTGATGGTTGTTGGTAGGCTTAGGATCCAGGGAGAGTTGGTTCAGGTCAGTCACTGGGTGGTCTTTTTCAAACTGCAATTAAGAATTTTCctagtttccttttatttggaAAGTGGGGAATATAATATAgtaccagccccccccccccccgcccccatagGGTGGTTGTTAGgtttgaaaaaggaaagctgtGGAAAGGTTACGCGAGCCGTCAGGTGTCCGGCTTGAGCTGTCTTCTGTAACCTGATGTTTTCTACTGGCCCTGGGCAGGACTCCCAGGACAGCTCAGATGGAATACCGTCAGCGCCACGCATGACTGGCAGCTTGGTGTCTGACCGGAGCCACGACGACATTGTTACCCGGATGAAGAACATCGAGTGCATCGAGCTGGGCCGGCACCGCCTGAAGCCGTGGTACTTCTCCCCGTACCCACAGGAGCTCACCACGTTGCCTGTCCTCTACCTCTGCGAGTTCTGCCTCAAATATGGCCGGAGCCTCAAGTGTCTGCAGCGTCACTTGGTACGAGGGGCCCCAGGGGGCTGCTTTCCTACTACCCCCTACCCTGCCCCGGCCTCTgatcctcctctcttcctcagaCCAAGTGTGACCTGCGACATCCTCCGGGCAATGAGATTTACCGCAAAGGCACCATCTCTTTCTTTGAGATTGACGGACGTAAGAACAAGGTCTGTGGCTGAGGGGCAGCGGGGGGTCACTGGCACTGGTGGTCTGGGGGAAGTTAAATGAGCAGCTCTCTCCTGCTCAGGAAAACACTGAGCAGTCTGGTCAGCAGATCAGCTCATCCCGCTTTTGTTGAGTTCCTGCCGTAAGGCAGGTGTGGAGGTATAAAGATGACCAGTAATTAGACGAAGTCTCAGTTCACAGTCCGTGGACAAAACAGATTTGCCAACATCCCAGGGATGTGTGTCATGAAACAAAGGGTGGGTTATGAGGACCTGGAAACGGCCAGCAAAGCTTCCCACAGAAGGCGATCTTTGATCCTTGACATAAAGGATAGGTGGGTGAGGGATCCCAAGCAGTGGGGTTCTGAAGGGCAGGCGTGGGTGTACAGATGGTGTGAAAGGTAGAGATCGTTGTGGCTGAAAGGCAGAGAGGATGAGGCAGGCTCTTCTAAGAGAGCTCAGATGGTGAGAAGGTGGTCAGTTGGGGGAGGAGTAGGGGTCACTGCAGGTTTGGGGCTTCAAACCTGCCTTAGTCTGTGGctgtgggaaggaagaagggagtcaTGTGGATGCACTGTTAAGACTGTGAGACCACTCCTGGGCCATAGAAGGcagcgagggagaagcaggtatcTTGAACCGCAGGGGAGAGCTCTGGCTTGGGTGCTGAGGAAGCTTGAGGGAAGGGTGCTGCTTTCACACTGTTCTGTTCTTACGTGTGGACTTTGGCGTCCAGATGGCAGTGCCCAGCAGGGTTAAAAAGCCATGTCTGATATGCAGGAGAACATACGCGTAGAGGTAAAGCAAAGCAGCAAGATTCATCATTTTGCTGGGGCGACCCCTAAGGCTGTTACTTTCCATTTCAGAGTATCTTCTGTGCGTTGTAGGCTAGATCAGTCTCTTGTAGGTGTGACCGCAGGCGGGAGTGTGTTGTGGGTTTTGACAGGCAGATTCCTAGACTGTCACCAGGGAAGAGCTGCTCTCCGAAACCTTGGCAGAGTCTGCCTTCCTCAAGACGTGCCACCATCTGTTGACTGTTGTTGCTACACAGAGGGCAgtagaagcccccccccccgcctccagaAGGACTTAGATGGAGGTATGGGGAACAGGGGTAAAcctgccccagctcccagcaAGGGATCTAGCTGGTCAGACACTACCCCGGAGCTGGTACACGGGCGCCCTGACACTGAGAAGTCGTTCTGCCTGAGCAGCAGGGACAGCCCGGCTGATGGAATGGGTCAGGCCCCAGGGAGGAAAGCCCCTCACCGATCAGCGTCGGGTAAAGAAACCAAACAGCCACGTTTAAGACAGGGGACCCAGAGTGGTGACAGGCCTTTTCCTTTGCAGAGTTATTCCCAGAACCTGTGTCTCTTGGCCAAGTGTTTTCTCGACCATAAGACATTGTACTATGACACAGACCCCTTCCTCTTCTATGTCATGACAGAGTATGACTGCAAGGGCTTCCACATCGTGGGCTACTTCTCCAAGGTGAGCACTCACCCGGATCCTCTCTCAGCTCTGCCCCGagctgtgtcccctcccccccaactcaccCACCCCCGTTTTCCAGGAGAAGGAATCGACGGAAGACTACAATGTGGCCTGCATCCTGACCCTGCCTCCCTACCAGCGCCGCGGCTACGGCAAGCTGCTGATCGAGTTCAGTGAGTACCTGTGCTCTCATCTGGGGGCGGGTACCTGCAGGCccaggccggggggggggggggcagcgctGCCATCCTGCCTCCCCTATACACGGGCTAGGTTGCTGTGATTGTCAGCCCTGCCACCGCAGGAGATGGCCAGAAAGAAAGCTGGGACTCTCCCAAGGTTTTTGCCCTGCTCAGGGTGACTGCCCTGCTCGTCTGGGCTAGGTTTTCAGCCCCTTACTCTTCCTTGGCTAAGGTTCTAAGCACCACCCAACTTTTCCCAACTCTGATTCCTATGCTCCTGCCCGGGGCCCTGGGCAGAAGCCAGGTGAGCCCCTGTTGCACATCGGTCTGGTTCTGGGTCATCCAGCAAATTCCCGAAGGAGGAGCAGTGCTCCGTTTCCCTCGCTGTGGCCTGAGCCTTGCAGACAGTGGATGTTCACAATGCTGACTCAGCAAAAACAAGGAAGCATTGACACGTATGGCCTTGGCCTCTGCTCCTTGGATTCAGGCAGGTCCGTCTCGTGAAGCCCACGAGGGACTCTGCCCCTTCATACATGAACTCTTCGGTGTCCCCCAACTGCAAGGCCCCCTTCTGCTTCCCAGCAGCTTTCCCCGCTCCATTCAGTTCACCACTCACGGAACCCTTGGGATAACCAAGCTCTGACCTGGGAGACAGGAGGGAGCCTGAGCTGTTTGGTGAAGACACAGAGGCTTGACTTGATCAAGGTCATGGTCCATTTGAGGAATTCTATTAATAGAATGAGGCCAAGATGGGGTCCCATCCTCAAGAAACCCACAGTTTGGTAGAGTGGgcacttaaagaaaatgaatctaaGCCTTTAAAGTCAAACCTCAGTGGAGACAGGAATCAGACAAGGTCACCAACGTGATGTGCTCAGTTCTGCCCAGCCGGAGCGGACAGGTGCACCGGAAGTGCCCAATGCAGGCAGTTCTTGAGGGCAGGTTGATGTTcactggggaggggctgggagctcCCTGTTAAGGCGAGTGTGGCCTCCAGCTGATCTGTCAGGACATGCACTGGAGGGCCCAGCAAAGTTGAGGAGGAACCCAGGTGTGCCCCCTTCCCCTTCCGTGCTGCGTTCCTCTAAAGCAGccgcctctgtccctctccccgccAGGCTGCTCCGCGGAAGTTGCAGGAGGCTGGACCAGACTGGCTGATAAAGATtgggggggcaggcagaagggCTGTGACCTAACGTAATTATGACTGAGGGTGAAGAAGGGCTTCTAGAAGTAATGGAGacaccccaggaccctgaaggaGAGAATAAAGACTCTGCCAAGAGACACAAAGCCATATAAGGTTTTGCAGGGCCTGAGGGACTCACTGGGAACTGTCTGCCAGTGGCCAGTAGTCCGCAGGGTAGAGGAGGGCAGAGCAGTCAGAGAATCCCTGGAGAGGTCAGTTACCTGCTGAGGAATGGCTGCCCTCTGACCTGGGAAGTTCATTGGTGCCTCTCCTTGCTTCCTGTCAACACCTAGTAGGGCCATTGCACCTCGGGTCACAGCTAGGGGGACTGATCTGACTGCAAATCCAAATGTCTTCAGGCCTAGACCCCACGTGGGGTTTGCCTTCCCTCCTCACAGACCCAGGCAGGGTCTGGTATGATGAAAATCAGAGGCACTTGCCTTGCGTGTCATTTTCTCTGCACTCCCCTGGCTCCTGAGTACTCTTCCAGGTGGAGTCTCGCTGCTCCCATCAGTATCCTCCACAGCACAGAGATGAAGAGCTAATGCTCATTAGTTCTACGGGGAGACAGACGCAGCAGACAAGCCCCATGTGCCAGGTCACAGAACTCCCACGTGGCAGGGCCGAGATGGGAATCAGGCAGTTCACCTCTGTAACTCCTGTTCTGAAACGTTGGTTGCACAAAGGTGTGATCGCTTACCCTTCCTGCTCCCTTGCTGTAGGCTATGAACTCTCCAAAGTGGAAGGGAAAACGGGGACCCCTGAGAAGCCCCTCTCAGACCTTGGCCTCCTATCCTACCGGAGCTACTGGTCCCAGACCATCCTGGAGATCCTGATGGGGCTGAAGTCAGAGAGCGGGGAGAGGCCACAGATCACCATCAAGTGAGCCCGGCCCTACCTCCTACCCTGGGGGTGCATGGCATGGTCCGTCCTCACGCTTGGGGTTCCTGGGGGCTTGGGGCAGAGATGAAGGCCTCCAGAGGACCTGATCTTTGCCCTCCCACAGCGAGATCAGTGAAATCACCAGCATCAAGAAGGAGGATGTCATTTCCACCCTGCAGTACCTCAACCTCATCAACTACTACAAGGTAGGGAGGCAGGCGGGGGACAGGCGTGTGTCGGGCTGCAGAGTGCGGGCCCCGCGTGGGCTGACCCCCTGGGCCCATCCCCCATCCAGGGCCAGTACATCCTCACGCTGTCAGAGGACATCGTGGACGGACACGAGAGAGCTATGCTCAAGCGGCTCCTTCGGATCGACTCCAAGTGTCTGCACTTCACGCCCAAGGACTGGAGCAAGAGGGGAAAGTGGTGACCCGACGCCGTGCACAGCAATGGCAGCAAAGCAGAACTGGAGCTGACAGCACATCCCACCCCTAGCGGGGCCTCCGAGAGGCACACCAAGGGAGGTGGGGCTGAGGACAGCTCCATAAGGAGAGGACCGGCCTGATAGGGGCTGGCTGGTGCCCAGCACCGAGGTGAGCTCAGGGCTCAGGTCAACTCCAAGGTCAGCTGGCTGCAGGTCTGGGCCTGCTATGAACCAGAAACTGGACGGAGCCAGGCAGCTGTGTACAgcgagatggggggggggtgcactcTGTACAGAGGGCCAGTGGCTGTAAAAATTTCTTTTGTAAAGTAGGAGTTGTGGGGGTTGGGTACTGGCTGCAGAATTCTGGCCTCTCTtgccctcactgccccccccctccccggcaaTAAATTGTTTCTATAGGCCAGAGCCATGAAAGTTTCTTTTGGGAGAAGGGGCAGTGCCAGCTTAGGGACTCCTCCCAAGGTGCCCCACAAACTCACAGGTGCTGTGAAGAGCTTGTTTATTGGGGGTGATGGAATCCGTGGTTCCAAAATGAAGAGCTGGTTTATTGGGGTGAAGGGACTGGGTGGCTTTCAATGTCATGTTCCGGTTCTCAGTCCTCAGGCACCTGTGCGTGAATCTGCAACAGGAGTCACCTCTACCATTGGATTTTGGACATAGAGTGACTGGGTGGCGCACATGTTCTAGGAGGGACCTGGCTACTCAGAATGATAGCCCCTTCTAGACAGATCAGAGGTGGGGAAGCCACACTGCCCCCGACCATTCTGATCCTCCATTCAGACCCAGGCTCCATCTGCCCCATTGTACTCCCCAGCCCTGAAGCCCCATATCCACTTGGGCAAGATTCTGGGCAACCCATGCAGTAATGGATGGGGCTGGAAGAATGAGGGCCATCCACCTACTCACCGCTGCAGCCAGGCTGGGCCAGGTTAGGGCCCCGCGCACTTTGGCATCCGGCCCGGGGATGGTCTCCAGGCCCCACAGCGTGAAGCGGCTGAAACTGGCGGTGGCTCCGATAAACTGGTCCTGAGGAACGGGCCTGGCTCAACATCGGGGCCACCAATGCCGCCCGcacctccctccagccctgtccCCTTGTGCTCACAAAGTCCCGCTCCAGCGCCTCGGGGGGTTCCGCCAGCTCCTGCTCCTCTCGCTCGTCATTCCATGAATCCTCCGAGAAGTCCTTTCCCACCAacatctctcccttttcttccatcGCCATCACGTATCCCACGAGGCCCGGCGGCACCACCACCTCCTCGCCCCGTAGTCCACGGCCCCGAAACGACACTTCGAGTCCTGTAGGAGGCAGGTGCAGAGCCTCGGTGAGGGCCCTATTCAGGCCTTGCGGGGCAAGCCCCTTGGGGCCCTCCCGCCACCTCCAGTGGACCACGATCCCCAGGAGTCCTCGCGCCGCTCCTCACCGAGGAGAGTgcggcgggggcgcggggccTGCCGGGAGCCGTAGTCCGGCAGTGAGCTCTCACCATCGGGACCCTGGCGCATGGCTGGGGTGAAGAAGCGCTCCACTGGGGCGGGCCCGCTAACCAGAACCTCGCAGGGCAGAAGGTGCAGCGTGGCGAGGGCGGCGTCGTGCAGCGTGCCGGGGCGCAAGTGGACGCGGCACTTCTCGACCGTCTTCTCGTCGCTGCTTTCCATCCTCCGCCGCGATTCCGCCGCTCGCGGACCAAGGCCAAAGCTGGCGCGTAGAGCGCGCAGAGCCTGTCGGGAAGCCGGGGACGATCAGCGCAGAGGCTCTTGGGAGGTGTAGTTCTTCCCTGAGGCCCTCCGAGCCTCTGCGAGCCCCGCCTCTCTGTGTTCAAGTCCCagtcttttcttcttgaaaatgtttttcagtGGTACATTCatattgtaaaaaattaaaactattccgaaaaatactttttaaaatgttattggtaGGGAGAATTGTTTGTGTGTTTTACGGGGACATCAGCCCTTCTTCAAATACATTGGAGATATTTTATCCGAGTTTGTGGTTTGTTTTCCAAActgtgactttaatttttttgtggtaGATTTATCAACCTTTTCTtcttatgtcttttttgtttttgcaatacTATTTCTTTTGTGGGTTCTTAATTCTAACGTTTATtagatatattttgttagatatatTTTGTGAAGTTCTTTTATAAAACAAGCACATACAAAACTGGCAATTAACGTTACAATTGCATTTAATTTAGATTTGAAAAAGTGAAACACACCTCCAGACATACAGGTGCTGTGCGTGATGTTCTGTTAAACACGAACAATTTCACAGAACATCAACGTCGGACGAAGTCACTCTGTGACATGCAGGATGAAGACAAAAACAAGATCACTCTATAATCATGTGAACATCAACGAAGACAGGAACATTGTCCAAACCACAAAAATGATGAAACATCCCTCCACCTTGGGTAATAGAAGTGACATTTACCAATTACAGCTTTAGCTTTTGTCTAGGTAAGATTTGTTAACATATCCCATCCTAGAAAAACTCCCACTTCCTGGCAGTATCCAATCCAGAGAAAAACTGTGGCTTTCTTAAACCCTCCCCCAAATCACCCAGCACAAGCCCAAATCCTATAAATCCTTCCTACACACCCTTTTACTGAGATGCCCAACAGTGCAAGAGTAATAAACTCATTTGTTCAACTACAGATGTGTTCCTGATAGTCTTTGGCTGGAGGGTATTAACAGATTAGAGAGACCTGCTTTAGTTTTCTATCAAGAATAAGACACATAATACTATTTATTCATGTCTCCTTTTATGTCTGTCTGTGCCATTAtgaagttttctttatatataatagttactacatattttaaatttattcctagatagcTTTTGTTTCTGgtataaattagatttttttccattttattattattttttagagacagaggggtggggaggggtagagggagagggagagacttttttaagattttatttatttatgagagagagagagagcggggggagcagcagagggagaggaacaagcagactcctcgatgAGCGCAGAGCtcggctcaatctcataacccttaGGTCaatacctgagccaaaatcaagagtcagttgcttaacaaactgggccacccaggtgccccattttccattttatttttgaccattatttatttaaagcagaGGTTGGCAAATCTCACATATGATCTCTGTCACAGTTACTCAACTTTGTCATTGTAGCATAAAAACAGCTATAAacaatatgcaaataaataagcATGGCTGTCTTCCAGAAAAACTTTTTTGCAAAAACAAGAAGTGAGCTGGATTTGGTCGGCAGGCATAGTTTTCAGGAAACTGTTGATTCTCACACATTAGTTCTTAAACCAGATAGATACTGAATTCTTCTGTTATTTCtaagagttttcattttattttcttgggtcTTCCAGAATTAGTCCTTCCACTTCCAAACAATGATAACTTTGCCTCCTCACTGCATTGTGTAATTTGTAGCATTTTCTAGCACTTTCAGAACAATCTCACATTTACTAGTATCAGTGGAcctccttttctgtttcctgaaatTTTCACGGGAACGCTTTGCTATTTCACCAATAATCATGAAGCTGTTTTTCGGTTTGTTATACATTCTGGTTAAAGCTATACAACTaactgtttttttggttttttgtggttttcttaaagatcttatttatttattggacagagaaagacaaagcgagagagggaacaccagcagggggagtgggagaggaagaagcaggcttcccgccgagcagggagcccgatgcggggctggatcccaggactctgggatcacgccctgagccaaaggcagacacttaacgactgagccacccaggcaccccaatgctaTTAACTGTTTTTTTAACTCAGGAGTAgatgttggattttatttttatatttttggttctGCAACTTTCCCACAGTCTGGATTCTACCGATTGTGTTCCTAGGGTCATGGTCATCTGTCCTATATTTCCTGCAAATTAGTAGTGAGTTCTAGAGTTTCATCAGATTCTCTGGGGGGAGGAGGCAAGACTATTTCAAGGGGGTGGCATCTTTTTCTGTCAGGGGATACCTCATGTCTCTTCTCTGAGAGGTCAGCAGTCATGGATGATCACTGTCTAGATCCTTTCATTCATTAGGGGCTACGAGACTGATATTCTAAGTCCaccattcttgttttatttttttttaaggattttatttatttatttatttattcgacagagatagagacagccagcgagagagggaacacaagcagggggagtgggacaggaagaagcaggctcatagcggaggagcctgacgtgggactccatcccagaacgctgggatcacgtcctgagccgaaggcagacgcctaacgactgcgccccccaggcgcccctgttttattttttaaagatttttaatttattcatttgagcgagcgagagagagaacaaacagggggagagggagaagcagactccccgctgagctgggagcccggcgacgttgggctcgatcccaggacctggagat is a window from the Ursus arctos isolate Adak ecotype North America unplaced genomic scaffold, UrsArc2.0 scaffold_23, whole genome shotgun sequence genome containing:
- the KAT5 gene encoding histone acetyltransferase KAT5 isoform X3, which translates into the protein MAEVVSPVPGAGRREPGEVGRTRGPPVADPGAALSPQGEIIEGCRLPVLRRNQDNEDEWPLAEILSVKDISGRKLFYVHYIDFNKRLDEWVTHERLDLKKIQFPKKEAKTPTKNGLPGSRPGSPEREVKRKVEVVSPATPVPSETAPASVFPQNGSARRAVAAQPGRKRKSNCLGTDEDSQDSSDGIPSAPRMTGSLVSDRSHDDIVTRMKNIECIELGRHRLKPWYFSPYPQELTTLPVLYLCEFCLKYGRSLKCLQRHLTKCDLRHPPGNEIYRKGTISFFEIDGRKNKSYSQNLCLLAKCFLDHKTLYYDTDPFLFYVMTEYDCKGFHIVGYFSKEKESTEDYNVACILTLPPYQRRGYGKLLIEFSYELSKVEGKTGTPEKPLSDLGLLSYRSYWSQTILEILMGLKSESGERPQITINEISEITSIKKEDVISTLQYLNLINYYKVGRQAGDRRVSGCRVRAPRGLTPWAHPPSRASTSSRCQRTSWTDTRELCSSGSFGSTPSVCTSRPRTGARGESGDPTPCTAMAAKQNWS
- the KAT5 gene encoding histone acetyltransferase KAT5 isoform X5, yielding MAEVGEIIEGCRLPVLRRNQDNEDEWPLAEILSVKDISGRKLFYVHYIDFNKRLDEWVTHERLDLKKIQFPKKEAKTPTKNGLPGSRPGSPEREVPASAQASGKTLPIPVQITLRFNLPKEREAIPGGEPDQPLSSSSCLQPNHRSTKRKVEVVSPATPVPSETAPASVFPQNGSARRAVAAQPGRKRKSNCLGTDEDSQDSSDGIPSAPRMTGSLVSDRSHDDIVTRMKNIECIELGRHRLKPWYFSPYPQELTTLPVLYLCEFCLKYGRSLKCLQRHLTKCDLRHPPGNEIYRKGTISFFEIDGRKNKSYSQNLCLLAKCFLDHKTLYYDTDPFLFYVMTEYDCKGFHIVGYFSKEKESTEDYNVACILTLPPYQRRGYGKLLIEFSYELSKVEGKTGTPEKPLSDLGLLSYRSYWSQTILEILMGLKSESGERPQITINEISEITSIKKEDVISTLQYLNLINYYKGQYILTLSEDIVDGHERAMLKRLLRIDSKCLHFTPKDWSKRGKW
- the KAT5 gene encoding histone acetyltransferase KAT5 isoform X2; the protein is MAEVVSPVPGAGRREPGEVGRTRGPPVADPGAALSPQGEIIEGCRLPVLRRNQDNEDEWPLAEILSVKDISGRKLFYVHYIDFNKRLDEWVTHERLDLKKIQFPKKEAKTPTKNGLPGSRPGSPEREVPASAQASGKTLPIPVQITLRFNLPKEREAIPGGEPDQPLSSSSCLQPNHRSTKRKVEVVSPATPVPSETAPASVFPQNGSARRAVAAQPGRKRKSNCLGTDEDSQDSSDGIPSAPRMTGSLVSDRSHDDIVTRMKNIECIELGRHRLKPWYFSPYPQELTTLPVLYLCEFCLKYGRSLKCLQRHLTKCDLRHPPGNEIYRKGTISFFEIDGRKNKSYSQNLCLLAKCFLDHKTLYYDTDPFLFYVMTEYDCKGFHIVGYFSKEKESTEDYNVACILTLPPYQRRGYGKLLIEFSYELSKVEGKTGTPEKPLSDLGLLSYRSYWSQTILEILMGLKSESGERPQITINEISEITSIKKEDVISTLQYLNLINYYKGQYILTLSEDIVDGHERAMLKRLLRIDSKCLHFTPKDWSKRGKW
- the KAT5 gene encoding histone acetyltransferase KAT5 isoform X7 — its product is MAEVGEIIEGCRLPVLRRNQDNEDEWPLAEILSVKDISGRKLFYVHYIDFNKRLDEWVTHERLDLKKIQFPKKEAKTPTKNGLPGSRPGSPEREVKRKVEVVSPATPVPSETAPASVFPQNGSARRAVAAQPGRKRKSNCLGTDEDSQDSSDGIPSAPRMTGSLVSDRSHDDIVTRMKNIECIELGRHRLKPWYFSPYPQELTTLPVLYLCEFCLKYGRSLKCLQRHLTKCDLRHPPGNEIYRKGTISFFEIDGRKNKSYSQNLCLLAKCFLDHKTLYYDTDPFLFYVMTEYDCKGFHIVGYFSKEKESTEDYNVACILTLPPYQRRGYGKLLIEFSYELSKVEGKTGTPEKPLSDLGLLSYRSYWSQTILEILMGLKSESGERPQITINEISEITSIKKEDVISTLQYLNLINYYKGQYILTLSEDIVDGHERAMLKRLLRIDSKCLHFTPKDWSKRGKW